Proteins encoded by one window of Akkermansia muciniphila ATCC BAA-835:
- a CDS encoding DUF3820 family protein has product MNDPEIPDAEDLRKLVEEIAQTHIPFGMYGPAKYPPKGCPLMDVPQEYLAWFQAKGFPKGKLGRLMEQCLLLKGNGLDSLFDPFRKANGGRTKKNARRRVWDFENE; this is encoded by the coding sequence ATGAACGATCCTGAAATACCAGATGCGGAAGATTTGAGAAAACTGGTGGAGGAAATCGCGCAGACCCATATCCCTTTCGGCATGTACGGTCCTGCCAAATACCCGCCCAAGGGATGTCCGCTGATGGACGTCCCCCAGGAATATCTGGCCTGGTTCCAGGCCAAAGGGTTCCCGAAAGGGAAACTGGGCCGTCTGATGGAACAGTGCCTGCTGCTGAAAGGGAACGGGCTGGACTCTCTTTTTGACCCCTTCCGGAAAGCCAACGGCGGGCGGACGAAGAAAAACGCCCGCCGCCGCGTGTGGGATTTTGAAAATGAATGA
- a CDS encoding alpha/beta fold hydrolase has translation MLWLLHGNLGSPADWKPVMDFLRAGGVEARALNLWRYLECCPKSLKDMGRVLCSEIASQDRHPLICGYSLGGRLAMQAVLAHPPLWKGAIFVSANPGLEHEEERAARRAKDAEWAVQCLSASWENFLKEWDAQGVFEGSPPPPDRSSLKPWRKSISRAFIDWSAGAQENLAPLLKQSPVPQLWIAGQRDARFSALARRMAGGQAVIIPHAGHRLPLETPERLAECLQPFILQNL, from the coding sequence ATGCTTTGGCTTCTGCACGGCAATCTGGGTTCTCCGGCGGATTGGAAACCCGTCATGGATTTTCTTCGTGCCGGAGGAGTGGAGGCTCGCGCCCTGAACCTCTGGAGGTATCTGGAATGCTGCCCCAAAAGCCTGAAGGATATGGGGCGCGTGCTTTGTTCCGAAATAGCCTCCCAGGATCGTCATCCCCTCATCTGCGGCTATTCCCTGGGGGGCAGGTTGGCCATGCAGGCCGTTTTGGCCCATCCCCCTCTCTGGAAAGGAGCCATATTCGTCAGCGCCAATCCCGGCCTGGAACATGAAGAGGAACGGGCGGCGCGGCGGGCGAAGGATGCGGAATGGGCCGTCCAATGCCTTTCCGCATCTTGGGAAAATTTTTTGAAGGAATGGGATGCCCAGGGCGTATTTGAAGGCAGTCCGCCGCCTCCGGACCGTTCTTCCCTGAAACCGTGGCGCAAATCCATCTCCCGCGCCTTTATTGACTGGTCCGCGGGCGCACAGGAAAACCTGGCCCCGCTTTTGAAGCAATCCCCTGTTCCCCAGCTGTGGATTGCCGGACAGCGCGATGCCAGATTCAGCGCCCTGGCGCGGCGCATGGCAGGAGGGCAAGCCGTCATCATCCCTCATGCCGGCCACCGGCTTCCCCTGGAAACGCCGGAAAGGCTGGCGGAATGCCTGCAACCATTTATTCTGCAAAACCTATGA
- a CDS encoding MarC family protein: protein MQDFLSTVILLFIVIDPVGLAPMIQGMLKKYSPAQQKAILTRELVFALSLLLLFFFSGKFLLNLLGLEPSTLSISGGILLFLVALGMVFPAKDMLSSSGRADGKDEPFIVPIAMPLMAGPSSLSIIMLHASQTPDSISQMTYAGAIVTAWFLSGMVLFIAQKFLRLLGEKGTIALERMMGMVLIMISVQMFMNGLAGYGVK from the coding sequence ATGCAGGACTTCCTTTCCACTGTTATTCTTCTGTTCATCGTCATCGACCCGGTGGGTCTGGCGCCCATGATCCAGGGAATGCTGAAAAAATACTCGCCCGCCCAGCAGAAGGCTATTCTGACACGGGAGCTTGTATTTGCGTTGAGCCTGCTGCTCCTTTTCTTCTTTTCCGGAAAATTCCTGCTGAACCTGCTGGGGCTGGAACCTTCCACCCTGAGCATTTCCGGAGGCATCCTGCTGTTTCTCGTAGCGCTGGGCATGGTCTTCCCCGCCAAGGATATGCTTTCTTCTTCCGGACGAGCGGACGGAAAAGACGAACCCTTCATTGTTCCCATCGCCATGCCCCTGATGGCCGGCCCCTCTTCCCTGTCCATCATTATGCTGCACGCCTCCCAGACTCCGGACAGCATTTCCCAGATGACCTATGCCGGGGCCATCGTGACCGCCTGGTTCCTCTCCGGAATGGTGCTTTTCATCGCCCAGAAGTTCCTGCGTCTGCTGGGAGAAAAAGGGACAATCGCCTTGGAACGGATGATGGGCATGGTGCTCATCATGATTTCCGTCCAGATGTTTATGAACGGCCTCGCCGGCTACGGCGTCAAATAG
- a CDS encoding GDSL-type esterase/lipase family protein, with protein MTESSPPPGIRASLNEAGELVLTAVNAPPEAVIRIDVNADSPRMLCTQGRYLAPVQAPPGARIRFRLFRGKRGITAPETFIMPGPPPARAVPSTLIPCTQDRDFMIYDWASRHEAACRIVRETHPDLLFIGDSITHFWGGAPVDEPHRDILQKSPETWNLCTAGMRAVNLGFGYDRVENALWRLRHGELDGAEDNAVCVVLLGTNNLAENTDGEILEGIRAVCREITGKLAKAVIILQGFYPRNSAREGTAERIAGINLLLNRLAAEENFIYTEPGRVMANSDGYVPEELSSDGLHPSAAGYARIAAVLAPVIRQAAEREK; from the coding sequence ATGACAGAATCATCCCCACCCCCCGGAATCCGCGCCTCCCTGAATGAGGCGGGAGAACTGGTACTTACCGCGGTGAACGCTCCCCCGGAAGCCGTCATCCGAATAGACGTGAATGCGGACTCTCCCCGCATGCTCTGCACGCAGGGCCGCTATCTGGCTCCGGTGCAGGCCCCGCCCGGCGCGCGCATCCGCTTCCGCCTGTTCCGGGGAAAGCGCGGCATTACAGCCCCGGAAACCTTCATCATGCCCGGACCTCCTCCCGCCCGGGCCGTACCCTCCACGCTGATTCCCTGCACCCAGGACCGGGACTTCATGATTTACGACTGGGCGTCCCGGCATGAAGCCGCATGCCGCATCGTGCGCGAAACACACCCGGACCTCCTCTTCATCGGAGACTCCATCACGCATTTCTGGGGAGGTGCGCCCGTGGATGAACCGCACCGGGACATTTTGCAAAAATCCCCGGAAACATGGAACCTGTGCACGGCGGGAATGCGGGCGGTCAATCTGGGGTTTGGCTACGACCGGGTGGAAAACGCCCTGTGGCGGCTCCGCCACGGAGAACTAGACGGTGCGGAAGACAATGCCGTTTGCGTGGTGCTCCTGGGCACGAACAACCTTGCGGAAAACACGGACGGGGAAATCCTGGAAGGCATTCGTGCCGTCTGCCGGGAAATCACCGGCAAACTGGCAAAAGCCGTCATCATCCTCCAGGGATTTTACCCGCGCAACAGCGCCCGGGAAGGTACGGCGGAACGCATTGCCGGCATCAATCTCCTCCTGAATCGCCTGGCCGCGGAAGAAAATTTCATTTATACGGAACCGGGACGCGTCATGGCTAATAGCGACGGATACGTCCCGGAAGAGCTTTCCAGCGACGGACTGCACCCTTCTGCGGCCGGTTACGCACGCATCGCCGCCGTACTGGCCCCCGTCATCAGACAGGCGGCAGAACGGGAAAAATGA